A genomic segment from Microcella flavibacter encodes:
- the gndA gene encoding NADP-dependent phosphogluconate dehydrogenase, producing the protein MTQPQANIGVVGLAVMGSNLARNLASREGNTVAVYNRSYEKTETLITEHPEAGFIATSTYEEFAAALQKPRTAIIMVQAGRGTDAVIDALSAVFEPGDIIVDGGNALFTDTIRREAAVRATGINFVGAGISGGEEGALNGPSIMPGGSVEAWETLGPILRSIAAVAEGEPCVTHVGTDGAGHFVKMIHNGIEYADMQLIAEAYDLLRRVGGLEPAEIAEVFAEWNTGELESYLIEITAEVLRQIDAETGRPLVDVILDQAGAKGTGAWTVQTALDLGVPVSGIAEAVFARSLSSKPAQRAAATDLPGAAAEWAPDDRTAFIEDVRRALYASKIIAYSQGFDAIVAGAEEYDWDIKKGEIAKIWRAGCIIRAQFLNRITEAYAADPDLVALVTAPYFTEAVAGSLPSWRRIVSGAALAGIPTPTFASSLSYYDGLRADRLPAALVQGQRDFFGAHTYKRVDREGTFHTLWSGDRTEISATDAH; encoded by the coding sequence GTGACCCAGCCCCAGGCCAACATCGGCGTCGTCGGATTGGCGGTGATGGGCTCGAACCTGGCCCGCAACCTCGCCAGTCGCGAGGGCAACACCGTCGCCGTGTACAACCGCTCGTACGAGAAGACCGAGACGCTCATCACCGAGCACCCCGAGGCCGGCTTCATCGCCACGAGCACCTACGAGGAGTTCGCCGCCGCGCTGCAGAAGCCGCGCACCGCGATCATCATGGTGCAGGCCGGCCGCGGCACCGACGCCGTCATCGACGCGCTCAGCGCCGTGTTCGAGCCGGGCGACATCATCGTCGACGGCGGCAACGCGCTGTTCACCGACACCATCCGCCGCGAGGCCGCCGTGCGCGCCACCGGCATCAACTTCGTCGGCGCCGGCATCTCGGGCGGCGAGGAGGGCGCGCTCAACGGCCCCTCGATCATGCCCGGCGGCTCCGTCGAGGCCTGGGAGACGCTCGGTCCCATCCTGCGCTCGATCGCCGCCGTCGCCGAGGGCGAGCCCTGCGTCACCCACGTCGGCACCGACGGCGCCGGCCACTTCGTCAAGATGATCCACAACGGCATCGAGTACGCCGACATGCAGCTCATCGCCGAGGCCTACGACCTGCTGCGCCGCGTGGGCGGCCTCGAGCCGGCCGAGATCGCCGAGGTCTTCGCCGAGTGGAACACCGGCGAGCTCGAGAGCTACCTCATCGAGATCACCGCCGAGGTGCTGCGCCAGATCGACGCCGAGACCGGCAGGCCGCTCGTCGACGTCATCCTCGACCAGGCCGGCGCCAAGGGCACCGGCGCCTGGACGGTGCAGACCGCCCTCGACCTGGGCGTGCCCGTCAGCGGCATCGCCGAGGCAGTGTTCGCGCGCTCCCTCTCCTCCAAGCCCGCCCAGCGCGCCGCGGCGACCGATCTGCCCGGTGCCGCCGCCGAGTGGGCTCCGGATGACCGCACGGCCTTCATCGAGGACGTGCGCCGCGCGCTCTACGCCTCGAAGATCATCGCCTACAGCCAGGGCTTCGACGCCATCGTCGCCGGCGCCGAGGAGTACGACTGGGACATCAAGAAGGGCGAGATCGCGAAGATCTGGCGCGCCGGCTGCATCATCCGCGCGCAGTTCCTCAACCGCATCACCGAGGCCTACGCCGCCGACCCCGACCTCGTGGCGCTCGTCACCGCGCCGTACTTCACCGAGGCCGTCGCCGGCTCGCTGCCGTCGTGGCGGCGCATCGTCTCGGGCGCGGCGCTCGCGGGCATCCCGACGCCGACCTTCGCGTCCTCGCTGTCGTACTACGACGGCCTGCGCGCCGACCGGCTGCCGGCCGCGCTCGTGCAGGGGCAGCGCGACTTCTTCGGCGCGCACACCTACAAGCGCGTCGACCGCGAGGGCACCTTCCACACGCTGTGGAGCGGCGACCGCACCGAGATCAGCGCCACCGACGCGCACTAG
- a CDS encoding gluconokinase has product MGVSGSGKSTIGAALAAALQVEFIDGDDLHPRANKQKMAAGIPLDDEDRAPWLEIIAERIGAERADGRSIVVACSALRRRYRDQLISYAPETVFVHLAGDRALIADRQAHRQHEYMPPSLLDSQFATLEPLQEDERAVLVDPALTPEEIVRRVTESIGRPAGTSR; this is encoded by the coding sequence ATGGGCGTCTCCGGATCCGGCAAGTCGACCATCGGTGCGGCGCTGGCCGCGGCGCTGCAGGTCGAGTTCATCGACGGCGACGATCTGCATCCCCGGGCGAACAAGCAGAAGATGGCCGCTGGCATCCCGCTGGATGACGAGGACCGCGCTCCGTGGCTCGAGATCATCGCCGAGCGCATCGGGGCCGAGCGCGCCGATGGCCGCTCGATCGTCGTGGCCTGCTCGGCCCTGCGCCGCCGCTACCGCGACCAGCTGATCTCCTACGCCCCCGAGACCGTGTTCGTGCACCTCGCCGGCGACCGCGCCCTCATCGCCGACCGCCAGGCGCACCGGCAGCACGAGTACATGCCCCCCAGCCTGCTCGACTCGCAGTTCGCGACCCTGGAGCCCCTGCAGGAGGACGAGCGCGCCGTGCTCGTCGACCCTGCGCTGACCCCGGAGGAGATCGTCCGCCGGGTCACCGAATCGATCGGCCGCCCGGCCGGCACGTCACGCTGA